In Macaca fascicularis isolate 582-1 chromosome 15, T2T-MFA8v1.1, one genomic interval encodes:
- the MFSD14B gene encoding hippocampus abundant transcript-like protein 1 isoform X3 codes for MEVSATFAASLVSSPAIGAYLSASYGDSLVVLVATVVALLDICFILVAVPESLPEKMRPVSWGAQISWKQADPFASLKKVGKDSTVLLICITVFLSYLPEAGQYSSFFLYLRQVIGFGSVKIAAFIAMVGILSIVAQTAFLSILMRSLGNKNTVLLGLGFQMLQLAWYGFGSQAWMMWAAGTVAAMSSITFPAISALVSRNAESDQQGVAQGIITGIRGLCNGLGPALYGFIFYMFHVELTELGPKLNSNNVPLQGAVIPGPPFLFGACIVLVSFLVALFIPEYSKASGVQKHSNSSSGSLTNTPERGSDEDIEPLLQDSSIWELSSFEEPGNQCTEL; via the exons atggag GTCTCAGCCACCTTTGCGGCTAGTCTTGTCAGCAGCCCGGCCATTGGAGCATATCTTTCTGCCAGTTATGGAGACAGCCTCGTTGTGCTGGTGGCTACAGTGGTGGCTCTTCTGGACATCTGCTTCATCTTAGTGGCTGTTCCAGAATCTCTGCCTGAGAAAATGAGACCGGTTTCCTGGGGAGCTCAGATTTCTTGGAAACAAGCGGACCCTTTTGCg TCGTTGAAGAAAGTTGGAAAAGATTCTACTGTCTTACTAATCTGCATCACCGTGTTTCTTTCATACCTTCCTGAAGCTGGACAGTATTCaagtttttttctctatcttaGGCAG GTCATAGGTTTTGGATCTGTTAAAATTGCAGCATTCATAGCTATGGTAGGAATTCTGTCTATTGTGGCTCAG ACGGCCTTTCTTAGCATCTTGATGAGATCATTAGGAAATAAGAATACTGTCCTCCTTGGCTTGGGCTTCCAGATGCTCCAGTTAGCCTGGTACGGTTTCGGATCTCAGGCCTG GATGATGTGGGCAGCAGGGACCGTGGCTGCCATGTCCAGCATCACATTTCCAGCAATCAGTGCCCTCGTCTCTCGGAATGCAGAGTCAGATCAGCAAG GAGTTGCCCAGGGGATCATAACTGGAATAAGAGGACTATGCAATGGCCTGGGGCCAGCACTGTATGGCTTCATATTCTACATGTTCCATGTGGAACTGACTGAGTTGGGCCCGAAATTGAATTCTAACAACGTTCCCCTGCAG GGAGCTGTCATCCCAGGCCCACCATTTTTATTTGGGGCATGTATAGTCCTTGTGTCTTTTCTGGTTGCCTTATTCATTCCTGAATACAGTAAAGCCAGTGGAGTTCAAAAACACAGTAACAGCAGCAGCGGCAGCCTGACTAACACCCCAGAACGGGGCAGTGATGAGGACATTGAACCACTGCTGCAAGATAGCAGCATTTGGGAGCTCTCTTCATTTGAGGAGCCTGGGAATCAGTGCACTGAGTTGTAA
- the MFSD14B gene encoding hippocampus abundant transcript-like protein 1 isoform X1, with product MSVEPPPEPEEKAASEPEAGAMPEKRAGAQAAGSSWLQGFGRPSVYHAAIVIFLEFFAWGLLTTPMLTVLHETFSQHTFLMNGLIQGVKGLLSFLSAPLIGALSDVWGRKPFLLGTVFFTCFPIPLMRISPWWYFAMISVSGVFSVTFSVIFAYVADVTQEHERSTAYGWVSATFAASLVSSPAIGAYLSASYGDSLVVLVATVVALLDICFILVAVPESLPEKMRPVSWGAQISWKQADPFASLKKVGKDSTVLLICITVFLSYLPEAGQYSSFFLYLRQVIGFGSVKIAAFIAMVGILSIVAQTAFLSILMRSLGNKNTVLLGLGFQMLQLAWYGFGSQAWMMWAAGTVAAMSSITFPAISALVSRNAESDQQGVAQGIITGIRGLCNGLGPALYGFIFYMFHVELTELGPKLNSNNVPLQGAVIPGPPFLFGACIVLVSFLVALFIPEYSKASGVQKHSNSSSGSLTNTPERGSDEDIEPLLQDSSIWELSSFEEPGNQCTEL from the exons ctaCAAGGCTTTGGCCGACCAAGTGTGTACCATGCTGCTATTGTCATCTTCCTTGAATTCTTTGCTTGGGGCCTGTTGACAACTCCAATGTTGACT gTTCTACATGAAACATTTTCTCAACACACATTCCTCATGAATGGTCTCATTCAAGGTGttaag GGTCTGCTCTCTTTTTTGAGTGCCCCACTCATAGGTGCCCTGTCTGATGTGTGGGGGAGGAAACCCTTTCTTCTCGGCACTGTATTCTTCACCTGCTTCCCAATCCCGCTGATGAGGATCAGCCCATG GTGGTATTTTGCGATGATTTCTGTGTCTGGAGTCTTCTCGGTCACGTTCTCTGTAATATTTGCCTACGTAGCTGATGTCACTCAGGAGCACGAGCGAAGTACAGCTTATGGATGG GTCTCAGCCACCTTTGCGGCTAGTCTTGTCAGCAGCCCGGCCATTGGAGCATATCTTTCTGCCAGTTATGGAGACAGCCTCGTTGTGCTGGTGGCTACAGTGGTGGCTCTTCTGGACATCTGCTTCATCTTAGTGGCTGTTCCAGAATCTCTGCCTGAGAAAATGAGACCGGTTTCCTGGGGAGCTCAGATTTCTTGGAAACAAGCGGACCCTTTTGCg TCGTTGAAGAAAGTTGGAAAAGATTCTACTGTCTTACTAATCTGCATCACCGTGTTTCTTTCATACCTTCCTGAAGCTGGACAGTATTCaagtttttttctctatcttaGGCAG GTCATAGGTTTTGGATCTGTTAAAATTGCAGCATTCATAGCTATGGTAGGAATTCTGTCTATTGTGGCTCAG ACGGCCTTTCTTAGCATCTTGATGAGATCATTAGGAAATAAGAATACTGTCCTCCTTGGCTTGGGCTTCCAGATGCTCCAGTTAGCCTGGTACGGTTTCGGATCTCAGGCCTG GATGATGTGGGCAGCAGGGACCGTGGCTGCCATGTCCAGCATCACATTTCCAGCAATCAGTGCCCTCGTCTCTCGGAATGCAGAGTCAGATCAGCAAG GAGTTGCCCAGGGGATCATAACTGGAATAAGAGGACTATGCAATGGCCTGGGGCCAGCACTGTATGGCTTCATATTCTACATGTTCCATGTGGAACTGACTGAGTTGGGCCCGAAATTGAATTCTAACAACGTTCCCCTGCAG GGAGCTGTCATCCCAGGCCCACCATTTTTATTTGGGGCATGTATAGTCCTTGTGTCTTTTCTGGTTGCCTTATTCATTCCTGAATACAGTAAAGCCAGTGGAGTTCAAAAACACAGTAACAGCAGCAGCGGCAGCCTGACTAACACCCCAGAACGGGGCAGTGATGAGGACATTGAACCACTGCTGCAAGATAGCAGCATTTGGGAGCTCTCTTCATTTGAGGAGCCTGGGAATCAGTGCACTGAGTTGTAA
- the MFSD14B gene encoding hippocampus abundant transcript-like protein 1 isoform X2 encodes MSVEPPPEPEEKAASEPEAGAMPEKRAGAQAAGSSWLQGFGRPSVYHAAIVIFLEFFAWGLLTTPMLTVLHETFSQHTFLMNGLIQGVKGLLSFLSAPLIGALSDVWGRKPFLLGTVFFTCFPIPLMRISPWWYFAMISVSGVFSVTFSVIFAYVADVTQEHERSTAYGWVSATFAASLVSSPAIGAYLSASYGDSLVVLVATVVALLDICFILVAVPESLPEKMRPVSWGAQISWKQADPFASLKKVGKDSTVLLICITVFLSYLPEAGQYSSFFLYLRQVIGFGSVKIAAFIAMVGILSIVAQDDVGSRDRGCHVQHHISSNQCPRLSECRVRSARSCPGDHNWNKRTMQWPGASTVWLHILHVPCGTD; translated from the exons ctaCAAGGCTTTGGCCGACCAAGTGTGTACCATGCTGCTATTGTCATCTTCCTTGAATTCTTTGCTTGGGGCCTGTTGACAACTCCAATGTTGACT gTTCTACATGAAACATTTTCTCAACACACATTCCTCATGAATGGTCTCATTCAAGGTGttaag GGTCTGCTCTCTTTTTTGAGTGCCCCACTCATAGGTGCCCTGTCTGATGTGTGGGGGAGGAAACCCTTTCTTCTCGGCACTGTATTCTTCACCTGCTTCCCAATCCCGCTGATGAGGATCAGCCCATG GTGGTATTTTGCGATGATTTCTGTGTCTGGAGTCTTCTCGGTCACGTTCTCTGTAATATTTGCCTACGTAGCTGATGTCACTCAGGAGCACGAGCGAAGTACAGCTTATGGATGG GTCTCAGCCACCTTTGCGGCTAGTCTTGTCAGCAGCCCGGCCATTGGAGCATATCTTTCTGCCAGTTATGGAGACAGCCTCGTTGTGCTGGTGGCTACAGTGGTGGCTCTTCTGGACATCTGCTTCATCTTAGTGGCTGTTCCAGAATCTCTGCCTGAGAAAATGAGACCGGTTTCCTGGGGAGCTCAGATTTCTTGGAAACAAGCGGACCCTTTTGCg TCGTTGAAGAAAGTTGGAAAAGATTCTACTGTCTTACTAATCTGCATCACCGTGTTTCTTTCATACCTTCCTGAAGCTGGACAGTATTCaagtttttttctctatcttaGGCAG GTCATAGGTTTTGGATCTGTTAAAATTGCAGCATTCATAGCTATGGTAGGAATTCTGTCTATTGTGGCTCAG GATGATGTGGGCAGCAGGGACCGTGGCTGCCATGTCCAGCATCACATTTCCAGCAATCAGTGCCCTCGTCTCTCGGAATGCAGAGTCAGATCAGCAAG GAGTTGCCCAGGGGATCATAACTGGAATAAGAGGACTATGCAATGGCCTGGGGCCAGCACTGTATGGCTTCATATTCTACATGTTCCATGTGGAACTGACTGA